The Mycolicibacterium smegmatis genome has a window encoding:
- a CDS encoding MlaE family ABC transporter permease — translation MVVRTLHPRLTRELRRPVDVAGRLGDHTSFYGRALAGTPHAAMHYRREVIRLIAEISMGAGTLAMIGGTVVIVGFLTLAAGGTLAVQGYSSLGNIGIEALTGFLAAFINVRISAPVVAGIGLAATFGAGVTAQLGAMRINEEIDALESMGIRPVEYLVSTRIVAGMVAITPLYAVAVILSFAASNLTTVVMFGQSAGLYNHYFSTFLNPVDLLWSFLQAILMAIAILLVHTYFGFFAAGGPSGVGVAVGNAVRTSLIVVIAVTLLVSLAVYGSNGNFNLSG, via the coding sequence ATGGTGGTACGAACCCTTCACCCACGCCTCACGCGTGAACTCCGTCGCCCGGTCGACGTCGCGGGCCGGCTCGGCGACCACACGTCGTTCTACGGCAGGGCACTGGCGGGCACCCCGCACGCGGCGATGCACTACCGGCGCGAGGTCATCCGTCTGATCGCCGAGATCAGCATGGGCGCAGGCACTTTGGCGATGATCGGCGGCACCGTCGTGATCGTCGGATTCCTCACCCTCGCCGCAGGCGGAACCCTGGCGGTCCAGGGCTACAGTTCGCTCGGGAACATCGGCATCGAAGCCCTCACCGGCTTCCTCGCCGCGTTCATCAACGTGCGGATCTCGGCCCCGGTGGTGGCCGGTATCGGGCTGGCGGCCACGTTCGGCGCCGGCGTCACCGCGCAGCTCGGCGCCATGCGCATCAACGAGGAGATCGACGCGCTCGAGTCGATGGGCATCAGGCCGGTGGAATACCTGGTGAGCACGCGCATCGTCGCCGGCATGGTGGCCATCACGCCGCTGTACGCGGTCGCGGTGATCCTGTCGTTCGCCGCGAGCAACCTCACCACGGTCGTGATGTTCGGCCAGTCCGCGGGCCTGTACAACCATTACTTCTCGACGTTCCTCAACCCGGTCGACCTGCTGTGGTCGTTCCTGCAGGCCATCCTGATGGCGATCGCGATCCTGTTGGTGCACACGTACTTCGGTTTCTTCGCGGCGGGCGGCCCGTCCGGTGTCGGCGTGGCCGTCGGCAACGCGGTGCGCACGTCGCTCATCGTGGTGATCGCGGTGACGCTGCTGGTCTCGCTGGCGGTCTACGGCTCCAACGGCAACTTCAACCTGTCGGGGTAG
- a CDS encoding MlaE family ABC transporter permease, which translates to MVNEAADRWSPGLRVLRGGTSTTLEAIGGLFAMSSDAVRFAFRRPFQGREFLEQSWFVARVSLAPTLLVAIPFTVLVSFTLNILLRELGAADLSGAGAAFGAVTQVGPMVTVLIVAGAGATAMCADLGSRTIRDEIDAMEVLGINPIQRLVTPRILASGLVALLLNSLVVIIGILGGYTFSVFIQGVNPGAFAAGITLLTGVPEVIISCIKAMLFGFIAGMVACFRGLTIAGGGAKAVGNAVNETVVYAFMALFVVNVVVTAIGIRMTTG; encoded by the coding sequence GCGGATCGTTGGTCCCCCGGACTGCGCGTCCTGCGCGGGGGCACGTCGACAACGCTGGAGGCCATCGGTGGCCTGTTCGCGATGTCGTCGGATGCGGTCCGGTTCGCGTTCCGCCGGCCGTTCCAGGGCCGCGAGTTCCTGGAGCAGTCGTGGTTCGTCGCGCGGGTGTCGCTGGCGCCGACGCTGCTGGTGGCCATCCCGTTCACGGTGCTCGTCAGCTTCACCCTCAACATCCTGTTGCGTGAACTCGGTGCGGCCGACCTGTCCGGTGCCGGGGCCGCGTTCGGCGCGGTGACACAGGTGGGCCCGATGGTGACGGTGCTGATCGTCGCAGGCGCAGGCGCGACCGCCATGTGTGCCGATCTGGGCTCCCGCACCATCCGCGACGAGATCGACGCGATGGAAGTGCTGGGGATCAACCCGATCCAGCGTCTGGTCACGCCGCGGATCCTGGCCTCGGGTCTAGTGGCGCTGCTGCTGAACAGCCTCGTGGTGATCATCGGGATACTGGGCGGCTACACGTTCTCGGTGTTTATCCAGGGCGTCAATCCGGGCGCGTTCGCAGCGGGTATCACCCTGCTGACGGGTGTGCCCGAGGTGATCATCTCGTGCATCAAGGCGATGCTGTTCGGCTTCATCGCCGGCATGGTGGCCTGCTTCCGTGGGCTCACCATCGCCGGTGGCGGCGCCAAGGCCGTGGGCAATGCCGTCAACGAGACTGTGGTGTACGCGTTCATGGCGCTTTTCGTCGTGAACGTGGTGGTGACGGCCATCGGTATCCGGATGACGACCGGATAG
- a CDS encoding MCE family protein, producing MRTDVRRPLLGVATAVVILAVVALSVSLFRGSFIKSVPITVLTQRAGLVMNPDAKVKLHGAQVGRVQAIESLPDGRAALHLAMEPAYLDLIPANVGVDIAAPTVFGAKSIELVPPPNPDPQPLRAGQVLSADHVTVEINTIFEKLSTVLSKIEPHKLNQTLGALSVAVDGRGDQIGQMLTEFDAFLTKIDPSLPTLDHELAVAPHVLDAYADVAPELLTTVDAATTVSRTIVEERHNVDGLLLSMIGLSDIGIDVVGANRQAITDAAHLLAPTTDLTNEYHQALTCGLGGAVQLAKAPGSPVPGGLLLQTVVLGQERYRYPDNLPKVAAKGGPQCTDLPKVPFQKHPPFVITDVNANPAQYGNEGILLNSDGLKQMLYGPIAGPPRNSAQIGQPG from the coding sequence ATGAGAACAGATGTGAGACGTCCGTTGTTGGGCGTCGCGACCGCGGTGGTGATCCTCGCGGTCGTGGCCCTGTCGGTGAGTCTGTTCCGCGGCAGCTTCATCAAGTCTGTGCCCATCACGGTGCTGACGCAGCGTGCCGGACTGGTGATGAACCCCGACGCGAAGGTGAAACTCCATGGGGCGCAGGTCGGCCGGGTGCAGGCAATCGAATCGTTGCCCGACGGGCGTGCGGCACTCCATCTGGCGATGGAACCGGCGTACCTGGATCTGATCCCGGCCAACGTCGGTGTCGACATCGCGGCGCCGACGGTGTTCGGCGCCAAGTCGATCGAACTCGTTCCGCCGCCGAACCCTGATCCGCAACCGTTGCGCGCCGGTCAGGTCCTGTCGGCCGACCATGTCACGGTCGAGATCAACACCATCTTCGAGAAGTTGTCCACCGTGCTGTCCAAGATCGAACCCCACAAGCTGAACCAGACCCTGGGCGCGTTGTCGGTCGCCGTCGACGGGCGCGGGGACCAGATCGGTCAGATGCTCACGGAATTCGACGCTTTCCTGACGAAGATCGACCCGAGCCTGCCCACCCTGGACCACGAGCTCGCGGTGGCACCGCACGTGCTCGATGCCTACGCCGACGTCGCACCCGAGTTGCTCACGACCGTCGATGCGGCCACCACGGTCAGCCGCACCATCGTCGAGGAACGGCACAACGTCGACGGGTTGCTGCTCAGCATGATCGGACTGTCCGACATCGGGATCGACGTCGTCGGTGCCAACCGGCAGGCGATCACCGACGCGGCGCACCTGCTGGCTCCCACGACCGATCTGACCAACGAGTACCACCAGGCGCTCACGTGCGGACTCGGCGGCGCGGTCCAACTCGCCAAGGCGCCGGGCAGTCCGGTGCCCGGCGGGTTGCTGCTGCAGACCGTCGTGCTGGGGCAGGAGCGCTACCGCTACCCGGACAACCTGCCCAAGGTCGCGGCCAAGGGCGGCCCGCAGTGCACCGACCTGCCGAAGGTGCCCTTCCAGAAGCATCCGCCGTTCGTGATCACCGATGTCAACGCCAACCCGGCGCAGTACGGCAACGAGGGCATCCTGCTCAACTCCGACGGTCTCAAGCAGATGCTCTACGGCCCGATCGCCGGGCCGCCCCGCAACTCCGCCCAGATCGGACAGCCGGGATGA
- a CDS encoding MCE family protein, translated as MTGIGGTALKFGVFGVVMTLMTGVLFVIFGEYRSGSANTYSAVFDDVSSLKPGDSVRVAGLRVGTVNSVALQPDNTVVVKFDADDDVRLTEGTTVKVRYLNLVGDHYLELVDEPGSARIQPPGSQIGSDRTESALDLDLLLGGLKPVIQGLNPQDINALTSSLIQILQGQSGDVEALFARTSAFTNTLADNGQTVEQLIVNLNDVLTTVARDGEKFSGAVDHLETLVTGLAADRDPIAEAITALDNGTASLASLLTEARPPLSGTVDQMERLAPLLSNDDDLARLDLALQKTPANYRKLVRLGSYGSWLNLYICGVSVRVTDLQGRTAHFPWVIQNTGRCAEP; from the coding sequence ATGACGGGCATCGGTGGAACCGCGCTCAAGTTCGGCGTCTTCGGCGTCGTCATGACCCTGATGACGGGCGTGCTGTTCGTGATCTTCGGCGAGTACCGGTCGGGGTCGGCCAACACCTATTCCGCGGTGTTCGACGACGTCTCCAGTCTCAAGCCCGGCGATTCGGTACGGGTGGCAGGGCTGCGCGTCGGAACCGTGAACAGTGTTGCGCTGCAACCCGACAACACCGTCGTCGTGAAGTTCGACGCCGACGACGACGTGCGCCTCACCGAGGGCACCACCGTGAAGGTCCGGTACCTCAACCTCGTGGGCGACCACTATCTCGAGCTCGTCGACGAGCCCGGGTCGGCGCGGATCCAGCCTCCGGGTTCGCAGATCGGCTCGGACAGAACCGAGTCCGCGCTCGATCTCGATCTGCTGCTCGGCGGATTGAAGCCGGTCATCCAGGGTCTCAATCCCCAGGACATCAACGCCCTGACCAGTTCGCTCATCCAGATCCTGCAGGGCCAGAGCGGTGACGTGGAAGCGCTTTTCGCGCGCACCTCCGCGTTCACCAACACCCTTGCTGACAACGGCCAGACCGTCGAGCAGCTCATCGTCAACCTCAACGACGTCCTCACCACGGTCGCCCGCGACGGTGAGAAGTTCTCCGGCGCGGTCGATCACCTGGAAACCCTGGTCACCGGACTGGCCGCGGACCGCGATCCGATCGCGGAGGCGATCACCGCACTGGACAACGGAACCGCGTCGCTCGCGAGTCTGCTGACCGAAGCCCGGCCGCCGCTGTCGGGAACCGTCGACCAGATGGAGCGCCTGGCGCCGCTGCTGTCCAATGACGACGACCTCGCACGCCTGGATCTGGCCCTGCAGAAGACCCCGGCCAACTACCGCAAACTGGTGCGGCTCGGCTCCTACGGCAGCTGGCTCAACCTCTACATCTGCGGTGTGTCGGTGCGCGTGACCGACCTTCAGGGCCGGACCGCCCACTTCCCGTGGGTCATCCAGAACACCGGAAGATGCGCGGAGCCCTGA